Proteins from a single region of Acanthochromis polyacanthus isolate Apoly-LR-REF ecotype Palm Island chromosome 11, KAUST_Apoly_ChrSc, whole genome shotgun sequence:
- the LOC127536152 gene encoding mitogen-activated protein kinase 15-like has protein sequence MWSVGAVLSTLFLGSPLFPQRCQYHLMKILVETLANPENELLSEGPNNQLYFKSTEHTWTLKLDPDVDSYEIKLFASLLKKMLHLNPESRISPSEALQHPFLFYSKEDNSSHDMVSAPSEAAASSSGDTVSPPDEGSESSASDEAAFLADAATSSTGDTVSAPSEPSESSTSDAAAVVADAAASSSGDTFSPPDEPSESSAILDTETTCAEEHPAESPEADLNESAVSSASPITVQTDLNDAVSADQGPAETPTTAELNGEVVAEAPDTRKAPRRPLKRVRRFFGRVFRSLCSCCSVQVTE, from the exons ATGTGGTCAGTGGGTGCTGTTCTGTCCACCTTGTTCCTCGGCAGCCCGCTGTTCCCTCAGAGGTGTCAGTATCACCTG ATGAAGATTTTGGTGGAGACTCTGGCTAACCCAGAGAATGAGCTTCTGAGTGAAGGCCCCAACAACCAGCTCTACTTCAAGTCCACGGAGCACACATGGACACTGAAG CTGGATCCAGATGTGGACAGTTATGAGATCAAACTGTTCGCAAGCCTCCTAAAGAAGATGCTGCATCTGAATCCAGAGAGCCGAATTTCACCAAGTGAGGCTCTGCAACACCCGTTTCTGTTCTACAGCAAGGAGGACAACAGCTCTCA tgacatGGTCTCAGCTCCCTCCGAGGCTGCGGCCTCCTCTTCGGGTGACACCGTTTCACCTCCTGATGAGGGTTCAGAGAGCTCTGCCTCAGATGAAGCTGCTTTTTTGGCCGACGCTGCCACCTCCTCTACGGGTGACACTGTTTCAGCTCCTAGTGAGCCTTCAGAGAGCTCTACTTCAGATGCAGCTGCTGTCGTGGCCGACGCTGCCGCCTCCTCTTCGGGTGACACCTTTTCACCTCCTGATGAGCCTTCAGAGAGCTCTGCCATACTGGACACAGAGACAACTTGTGCAGAAGAACATCCAGCAGAGTCTCCAGAAGCAGATCTTAATGAGTCTGCGGTCTCCTCTGCTTCACCCATCACCGTTCAGACTGACCTGAATGACGCTGTTTCAGCTGATCAAGGTCCAGCAGAAACTCCCACTACTGCTGAACTGAATGGTGAAGTGGTGGCTGAAGCTCCTGACACCAGAAAGGCTCCGAGGAGGCCTCTGAAAAGAGTCAGGAGATTTTTTGGCAGAGTCTTCAGATCTCTGTGCAGTTGTTGCTCTGTACAAGTTACAGAGTAA